In Fibrobacter sp. UWR3, a single window of DNA contains:
- a CDS encoding RND family transporter, which produces MANKKSLPERFSNWYIPLICRHQYKALAFYLILAVLFAVPILFKPGLKLDADLSHLLPEGTPSVKALEESYQRFGSTDKFMIAIQSEDVNLVVALQDSIADYIHKNWQGDFVSTQVDNDNQFFKDNALLYLPVKHLENIRDNLEDLQLEIGRKNGPLVVDLLGDASTDSSLRQAQGPDSAQVAAAPAKKERVWFDENLPQELGLPDEAVSAFDAFFKKSKGDTIDAKAASNEEVEWDSKSTIPSELKNRLIGSPRPDSTGKILYNGVVNAKLIKPSTDYEFVTHILARTDSLLAYFSSKTYPVPTRFTVEGTYEGLKEVDEVANDSVFSFAISLVLIIFLTIFFFRSVKGPILVTASVLYACLPTLAFTALFYGKLNPFTVFVASIILGIGIDYSIHILGTSQKLLHKYATLEEVLEHAQRKMLKPFLLASFTTIAAFLTLLAAHFRGFYEFGVVASVGVFFSMLTSVLVLPVFIKCMGGIPKAPENSLLPKSWDEAKILKFFKYAAFASFALGAVSIWFAQDVDFEHNLRNLRRVSTNVSASKNKISTKVTRATGKAVTSTPAAVMGSKPEQLDKLYDTLMVRLHVEHDSTLGSFLTLKSFVPPKDSQEARLEIIEEIRDLVEARVFDRAEGEDSVNIANLRKLSSVEKTFTAEDVPSWTLDLLREKDGSYGKIGFIYGDFPSWDAHALHRFQERYGHWNFDGEDLRTFSSQFILSDVIDSVKKDSFRLALVIILVIFGTLVISFRKPKLFLAGCISFGMGTLLTLGLLGFLTDMFEFGKISIYNVIVIPMALGIGIDSTIHMITSWMSDKNLTLRQLMDTTGRNVMASSTTTIAGFVGFLFTTHRGLKGIGDLACISIAMFLITSIIFTMYLCGAWLKKK; this is translated from the coding sequence ATGGCTAACAAGAAATCACTTCCCGAAAGATTTTCCAATTGGTACATTCCGCTGATTTGCAGGCACCAGTACAAGGCACTTGCCTTCTACCTGATTTTGGCGGTTCTGTTTGCGGTTCCTATTCTCTTTAAGCCGGGCCTTAAGCTAGATGCCGACCTTTCGCACCTGCTGCCCGAGGGCACCCCGAGCGTGAAGGCTCTCGAGGAATCGTACCAGCGTTTCGGATCCACCGACAAGTTCATGATTGCCATCCAGAGCGAGGACGTGAACCTGGTGGTGGCCTTGCAGGATTCCATTGCCGATTACATTCACAAGAACTGGCAGGGAGACTTCGTTTCAACCCAGGTGGATAACGACAACCAGTTTTTCAAGGACAATGCACTTCTTTATCTGCCGGTAAAGCACCTCGAGAATATCCGCGACAATCTTGAGGATTTGCAGCTTGAAATTGGCCGCAAGAACGGCCCGCTCGTTGTGGATTTGCTGGGCGACGCCTCGACTGATTCGTCCCTTCGGCAGGCTCAGGGACCTGACTCCGCGCAAGTGGCTGCCGCGCCCGCGAAAAAGGAACGCGTGTGGTTTGACGAGAACCTGCCGCAGGAACTCGGCCTCCCTGACGAGGCGGTGAGTGCCTTTGACGCATTCTTCAAGAAATCCAAGGGCGACACAATCGATGCGAAGGCCGCCTCGAACGAAGAAGTGGAATGGGATTCCAAGTCGACGATTCCTTCTGAACTCAAGAACCGCCTGATTGGTTCCCCGCGCCCGGATAGTACCGGGAAGATTCTCTACAACGGCGTGGTGAACGCGAAGCTCATCAAGCCTTCTACCGACTACGAATTCGTGACGCATATCTTGGCCCGCACCGATTCCTTGCTTGCCTATTTCAGCAGCAAGACGTACCCGGTGCCCACACGCTTTACGGTGGAAGGCACCTACGAGGGCCTCAAGGAAGTGGATGAAGTGGCCAACGATTCCGTTTTCTCCTTCGCCATCAGCCTGGTGCTTATCATCTTCCTCACCATATTCTTCTTCAGGAGCGTAAAGGGCCCGATTCTGGTGACTGCTTCGGTGCTGTACGCCTGCCTCCCGACGCTTGCGTTTACGGCCCTGTTCTACGGGAAGCTGAACCCGTTCACGGTGTTTGTCGCCTCCATCATTCTGGGCATCGGTATCGACTACTCGATTCACATCTTGGGAACATCGCAGAAACTTTTGCACAAATACGCCACCCTTGAAGAAGTGCTGGAACACGCCCAGAGGAAGATGCTCAAGCCCTTCTTGCTCGCAAGCTTCACGACGATTGCTGCTTTCTTGACTCTTCTCGCTGCGCACTTCCGTGGGTTCTATGAGTTCGGCGTGGTGGCCTCCGTAGGCGTATTTTTCAGCATGCTTACCTCTGTGCTTGTGCTCCCCGTCTTTATCAAGTGCATGGGCGGAATCCCGAAGGCTCCGGAAAATTCCCTGTTGCCCAAGTCCTGGGACGAGGCGAAAATCCTCAAGTTCTTCAAGTATGCGGCCTTTGCGAGCTTTGCGCTCGGTGCAGTTTCCATTTGGTTTGCACAGGATGTGGACTTCGAACACAACCTCCGTAACCTGCGTCGCGTCTCGACGAACGTATCGGCCTCGAAGAACAAGATTTCTACGAAGGTGACGCGTGCTACAGGTAAGGCGGTAACGTCGACACCGGCCGCCGTGATGGGTTCTAAGCCCGAACAGCTCGACAAACTTTATGACACACTGATGGTGCGCCTGCACGTGGAACACGATTCCACCCTCGGAAGTTTCCTCACCCTCAAGAGTTTCGTTCCGCCAAAAGATTCCCAGGAAGCCCGCCTCGAAATCATCGAAGAAATCCGCGACCTTGTAGAGGCCCGCGTGTTTGATCGTGCCGAGGGCGAAGATTCCGTGAATATTGCGAACCTGCGCAAGCTATCCTCTGTAGAGAAAACCTTTACCGCCGAAGATGTCCCGAGCTGGACTCTTGACCTGTTGCGTGAAAAGGACGGCAGCTATGGAAAAATTGGCTTTATCTACGGTGACTTCCCGAGCTGGGATGCCCACGCGTTGCACCGATTCCAAGAACGCTATGGCCATTGGAACTTTGACGGCGAAGACCTGCGCACGTTCTCCTCGCAGTTCATTCTTTCCGACGTGATCGACTCCGTGAAGAAGGATAGCTTCAGGCTTGCGCTGGTGATTATTCTCGTGATTTTCGGTACGCTGGTCATTTCTTTCCGCAAGCCGAAACTCTTCTTGGCAGGCTGCATTTCCTTTGGCATGGGAACACTCCTCACCCTTGGGCTTCTCGGGTTCCTCACCGACATGTTTGAATTCGGGAAGATAAGCATTTACAACGTGATTGTTATCCCGATGGCGCTCGGTATCGGAATCGACTCCACGATTCACATGATTACCTCGTGGATGAGCGACAAGAATCTGACGCTCCGTCAACTGATGGATACCACCGGCCGTAACGTGATGGCAAGTTCCACCACGACGATTGCGGGCTTTGTCGGGTTCCTGTTCACCACCCACCGCGGCCTGAAGGGCATCGGCGACCTCGCATGCATCAGCATCGCGATGTTCCTGATTACAAGCATCATCTTTACGATGTATTTGTGCGGTGCCTGGCTCAAGAAAAAATAG
- a CDS encoding LTA synthase family protein, with protein sequence MKKIGASVAPLQNLVLISLAAWVTHIVLRVLLLFRSNPYGFPFVSKPDWFIFHAVCIDFMWIVNALVVFLILGGIAVRIASGSNAIGTGTAATRRVAVVTKVTTILYAVFHTAILLLTLLDNETQRFLGGHLTFGLVDTYKDTSSIIVFYDYVANDLSVPYLQFVVLALMLPLTYGVYRLLCKWYRSREGLSENRFYVKKSVIAMLIFYIASYSFVYFIWTGNARMTKLRPVVSLIYNDLFVAKKASGLTDADLGTYRTAYQNLWQKIEGDSDWQFSDAKEGNGLPLYRVPSAELLNSEKLKAQREMQPNFILVLMESQRGWNTGYMNPQLQPSPTPFMDSLAAHSHVWMRMHTSGVPTTGGVLSTHIGIPHHSRLAQATDLAHVTLPSFVQVLTENGYSTHYMSAADPAWDNLGVWMSKWYTQQHYNREREDDSTFIDNAIEYVRDTLSKEGKPFLATLMTRSNHYPFNFAAGMTDEEKSRPLQERINVTMGYADRQIARFIRAVENEEWYKNTYVIIMADHGFPLGENGVSTMNGGGFSNVSWIPFFIHGKGLEAVRDTTPAAQIDIAPTVLELAGFAVPNIFMGHNLLRGGSASSPTEADSVPEPLAGLSLGAYSGYAAIGLDGYRFIAKYPAQDETHIFADSDTRQENELTGKLQNEEGRPIETYLGATLDTLLKISDYSLERGL encoded by the coding sequence TTGAAGAAAATAGGGGCTAGTGTCGCCCCCCTGCAGAACCTCGTGCTGATTTCGCTTGCAGCATGGGTCACACATATTGTCTTGCGCGTACTGCTCCTGTTCCGCAGCAACCCCTACGGCTTCCCGTTCGTCTCTAAGCCGGACTGGTTCATTTTCCATGCAGTGTGCATCGACTTCATGTGGATTGTGAACGCCCTCGTGGTGTTCCTGATTCTGGGCGGAATCGCTGTCCGCATCGCTAGCGGCTCTAATGCAATCGGGACAGGGACCGCCGCCACCCGCAGAGTCGCGGTAGTCACAAAAGTCACGACCATTCTCTACGCCGTTTTCCATACCGCAATCTTGCTCCTGACGCTTCTGGACAACGAGACGCAGCGATTCTTGGGCGGGCATTTGACCTTCGGGCTTGTAGACACCTACAAGGACACATCCTCCATCATCGTGTTCTACGACTACGTGGCAAACGATCTTTCCGTACCGTACCTGCAGTTTGTGGTGTTGGCTCTTATGCTCCCGCTAACATACGGTGTTTACAGATTGCTTTGCAAGTGGTACCGTTCCCGCGAAGGCTTAAGCGAGAACCGTTTCTATGTCAAGAAATCCGTCATCGCGATGCTCATCTTCTACATCGCATCGTACTCGTTCGTTTACTTTATCTGGACCGGCAACGCCCGCATGACAAAGCTCCGTCCGGTCGTTTCGCTAATTTACAACGACCTGTTCGTGGCAAAGAAGGCGAGCGGCCTTACAGACGCCGACCTTGGCACGTACCGCACGGCCTACCAGAACCTGTGGCAAAAAATCGAGGGCGATTCCGACTGGCAATTCTCCGACGCGAAGGAAGGAAACGGTCTCCCGCTTTACCGCGTGCCGAGTGCGGAACTCCTGAACAGCGAAAAGCTCAAGGCCCAGCGCGAAATGCAGCCAAATTTTATATTGGTGCTCATGGAATCGCAGCGCGGTTGGAATACCGGCTACATGAATCCGCAACTCCAGCCCTCGCCCACGCCGTTCATGGATTCGCTCGCGGCCCATTCGCACGTGTGGATGCGCATGCATACGAGCGGCGTGCCCACTACCGGCGGCGTACTCTCGACGCACATCGGCATTCCGCACCATTCCAGACTCGCGCAGGCGACCGACCTTGCGCACGTAACGCTCCCGAGCTTTGTGCAGGTGCTGACCGAAAACGGCTACAGCACGCATTACATGTCTGCCGCCGACCCCGCCTGGGATAATCTGGGCGTGTGGATGTCCAAGTGGTACACGCAACAGCATTACAACCGCGAACGCGAAGACGATTCCACCTTCATCGACAACGCGATTGAATACGTGCGCGACACGCTTTCTAAAGAAGGCAAACCCTTCCTTGCAACGCTCATGACGCGCTCGAACCATTACCCGTTCAACTTTGCCGCGGGCATGACCGACGAAGAAAAGAGCCGCCCGCTGCAGGAGCGCATCAACGTGACCATGGGCTATGCCGACAGGCAAATCGCCCGCTTTATTCGCGCTGTCGAAAACGAGGAATGGTACAAGAACACCTACGTGATCATCATGGCGGACCACGGATTCCCCCTGGGTGAAAACGGCGTTTCTACCATGAACGGCGGCGGATTTTCGAACGTGAGCTGGATTCCGTTCTTTATTCACGGGAAGGGGCTCGAAGCCGTCCGTGACACGACTCCTGCCGCTCAGATTGACATCGCGCCCACGGTGCTTGAACTTGCGGGATTCGCCGTACCGAATATATTTATGGGACATAACTTGCTGCGCGGTGGTTCGGCAAGCTCACCAACCGAGGCCGATTCCGTGCCGGAACCGCTCGCAGGCCTTTCCCTCGGGGCGTATTCGGGTTATGCCGCCATCGGGCTCGACGGTTACCGCTTTATCGCGAAATACCCCGCCCAGGACGAGACGCACATCTTTGCCGACAGCGACACCCGCCAGGAAAACGAGCTCACCGGCAAGTTGCAAAACGAAGAAGGCCGCCCAATAGAAACTTATTTAGGTGCGACCCTCGATACATTGCTCAAGATTTCGGATTACTCGCTCGAACGCGGGCTTTAA
- a CDS encoding LTA synthase family protein, whose amino-acid sequence MALIALVVQSVLLVFFYSLPDPLGLSMAEMFEGKTLWQIFMAFGAVLAMAGLFGFARAPRGLAVFYALYFFIAVADYDVFRFSHQRLSYSFLRTYFHISNITDATTVSTLGGDLLGTVLWVSMVVLCFAGGIAFVVAYTLRLRARRQTLVLDNRNGAWKPASRKVPGVMFAVGMALSLVPLVLFLTGTRGWIEIPVTHTKVDMRFTLGKHTLTAPILHIAAVETFEFIHDNAKITEELVGDLDAFLPKDFAAGRSDALELPMYRSAPAHEYRAKKPYNIVFIMGESFKGRIFNKMLVGDTAVAPNIWTLANGAYFEKDSAGNALGGALWFKNAFSGGYPTVRGTMATYMGFPSHPNRDVPSFYAANKFKGWPEFLTNYQRAYVTVSNPIFDHTLPFIEKFFEKEWHLIGEEKVEGTADSLGVDLAIDVLRKMPADKPWELSFNTISSHIPFYGYPDAFAAKPDDAMARYRNAVRYTDQQLGRFFEALSARPDFKNTVVFILGDHDTPVDSVDYMVPQPLGLSASQIFIGIFSADTALLNGLTVREDVASQLDLGPTIFDLAQVREPNHFWGYDLLAQERPAEQPSVFFSQNAYYLGFRDHVLTGGLENEDVYRAGTGGESPYALTTDASDLAWKKKAVGAARVVRSVLRNDIMMP is encoded by the coding sequence ATGGCACTCATTGCCCTTGTGGTACAGAGCGTACTGCTGGTGTTTTTCTACAGCCTGCCCGATCCGCTCGGGCTCTCGATGGCCGAAATGTTCGAGGGCAAGACCCTCTGGCAGATTTTCATGGCGTTCGGTGCAGTGCTTGCCATGGCTGGGCTTTTCGGGTTTGCTCGCGCTCCCCGCGGGCTTGCCGTCTTTTATGCGCTCTACTTCTTTATTGCTGTCGCGGACTACGATGTTTTTCGTTTTTCGCACCAGCGCCTTTCCTATTCCTTCCTGCGCACGTATTTCCACATCTCGAATATCACCGATGCCACTACGGTTTCTACGCTGGGTGGCGACCTGCTCGGGACGGTGCTCTGGGTTTCGATGGTCGTGCTCTGCTTTGCGGGTGGCATCGCCTTTGTAGTTGCCTATACGCTTCGGCTACGCGCTCGCCGCCAGACGCTCGTGCTCGATAACCGCAATGGCGCTTGGAAGCCCGCTTCCCGTAAGGTTCCCGGCGTGATGTTTGCCGTAGGTATGGCACTCTCGCTGGTGCCGCTCGTGCTGTTTCTTACGGGTACACGCGGGTGGATTGAAATCCCGGTGACGCACACGAAGGTGGACATGCGGTTTACGCTCGGCAAGCACACGCTTACGGCGCCCATCCTGCACATTGCCGCGGTCGAGACTTTCGAGTTCATTCATGACAACGCGAAGATTACCGAGGAACTTGTCGGCGATTTGGATGCCTTCTTGCCGAAGGACTTTGCGGCGGGTCGCAGCGATGCCCTGGAACTCCCGATGTACCGTAGCGCGCCGGCTCATGAATACAGGGCGAAAAAGCCCTACAACATCGTGTTCATCATGGGCGAATCGTTCAAGGGCCGTATATTCAACAAGATGCTGGTCGGCGATACCGCGGTAGCTCCGAACATCTGGACGCTTGCGAATGGCGCTTACTTCGAAAAGGATTCTGCCGGCAATGCGCTGGGTGGAGCCCTCTGGTTCAAGAACGCCTTTAGCGGCGGTTACCCGACGGTGCGCGGCACGATGGCGACCTACATGGGGTTCCCCTCGCACCCGAACCGTGACGTGCCCAGTTTCTATGCGGCGAACAAGTTCAAGGGCTGGCCCGAATTCCTGACAAACTATCAGCGGGCGTACGTGACGGTTTCGAACCCGATTTTTGACCATACGCTTCCGTTTATCGAAAAGTTTTTCGAAAAGGAATGGCACCTGATAGGCGAGGAGAAAGTGGAAGGTACTGCGGATAGCCTGGGTGTGGATCTAGCGATTGACGTGCTCCGGAAAATGCCGGCAGATAAGCCGTGGGAACTTTCATTCAACACGATTTCTTCGCATATTCCGTTCTACGGCTATCCCGATGCGTTTGCCGCAAAGCCGGACGACGCTATGGCGCGTTACAGGAACGCGGTTCGCTATACCGACCAGCAACTCGGGCGATTCTTCGAAGCTCTCTCCGCCCGCCCCGATTTCAAAAATACGGTTGTCTTTATCCTGGGGGACCACGACACTCCCGTGGATTCCGTGGATTACATGGTTCCGCAACCGCTCGGGCTTTCCGCATCGCAGATTTTCATCGGGATTTTCTCGGCGGATACCGCGCTCCTTAACGGGCTTACCGTTCGCGAGGATGTCGCGTCGCAACTGGATTTAGGTCCGACCATCTTTGACCTGGCGCAGGTGCGTGAACCGAATCATTTCTGGGGTTATGACTTGCTCGCTCAGGAGCGCCCTGCAGAACAGCCGTCGGTATTCTTCTCGCAGAACGCCTACTACCTCGGGTTCCGCGACCACGTTCTTACCGGAGGCCTCGAGAACGAGGACGTTTACCGCGCAGGCACGGGAGGCGAATCCCCGTATGCGCTCACGACGGATGCAAGCGACCTTGCCTGGAAAAAGAAGGCGGTGGGTGCCGCCAGAGTCGTTCGTTCTGTGCTCCGCAACGACATCATGATGCCGTAG
- a CDS encoding glycosyltransferase, translating to MFTIVDFNNFWSPSGGGVRRYHLQKMAFYERLASRDPGAGVLSVFVMPDSKTFTEAKSESLVIEHVQAFKFPGNWEYRFIWKLSQVEPVLAKYKPDIIEVGSPYILPTVVRRAARRVSPESKLVGFWHADFPVTYVGRPVAKKLGVGLGTFARKEAFWYARKEFKGFDCIQASSKEAMARLRKNSLPDPRWIPLGCDIEMFSPTKRDESLVAELKAGNPERLTMFFPHRHCNEKGIDLVLGAYDILTQKLGHEPAIVFAGTGPSLPLVEEAASKHEHIRYIGFVNSIDEMARYYASVDLGLALSGWETFGLSILESMASGNAQIGASAGAAFEHVTESGAGIILKERTPEALADAIVELYHSDMAAMKQKARAYAEKFSWNDCFKRQLDLYRQICNKDQE from the coding sequence ATGTTCACCATCGTGGACTTCAACAACTTCTGGAGCCCCTCGGGCGGCGGCGTGCGCCGTTACCACCTGCAAAAGATGGCATTCTACGAAAGGCTCGCTTCGCGCGACCCTGGAGCGGGCGTGCTTTCCGTATTCGTGATGCCCGATTCCAAAACGTTTACCGAAGCGAAGAGCGAGAGCCTCGTCATCGAGCACGTGCAGGCGTTCAAGTTCCCGGGCAACTGGGAATACCGCTTTATCTGGAAACTCTCGCAGGTAGAGCCTGTACTCGCGAAATACAAGCCCGATATAATCGAGGTGGGTTCGCCCTACATTCTCCCGACGGTAGTGCGCCGTGCGGCAAGGCGCGTGAGCCCCGAATCGAAACTGGTGGGGTTCTGGCACGCGGACTTTCCCGTGACCTACGTGGGTCGCCCCGTCGCGAAGAAACTTGGAGTAGGTCTCGGCACGTTCGCCCGCAAGGAAGCGTTCTGGTACGCCCGCAAGGAATTCAAGGGATTCGACTGCATCCAGGCTTCCTCGAAGGAGGCGATGGCAAGGCTGCGCAAGAACAGCCTGCCCGACCCGCGCTGGATCCCGCTGGGATGCGACATCGAGATGTTCTCGCCCACAAAGCGCGATGAATCGCTTGTTGCCGAACTCAAGGCGGGCAATCCCGAAAGACTCACGATGTTCTTCCCGCACAGGCACTGCAACGAGAAGGGAATCGACCTCGTACTCGGGGCTTACGACATTCTCACGCAAAAGCTCGGGCACGAGCCCGCCATCGTATTCGCGGGCACGGGACCGAGCCTCCCGCTTGTCGAAGAAGCGGCAAGCAAGCACGAGCATATCCGCTACATCGGGTTCGTGAATTCCATCGACGAGATGGCGCGCTACTACGCGAGCGTGGATTTGGGGCTGGCGCTTTCGGGCTGGGAAACCTTCGGGCTCTCGATACTTGAAAGCATGGCAAGCGGGAACGCGCAAATCGGTGCCTCCGCGGGGGCCGCATTCGAGCACGTTACCGAAAGCGGTGCGGGCATAATCCTCAAGGAGCGCACGCCCGAAGCGCTCGCCGACGCCATCGTGGAACTCTACCACAGCGATATGGCGGCCATGAAGCAGAAGGCCCGCGCATACGCCGAAAAGTTCAGCTGGAACGACTGCTTCAAACGGCAGCTGGATCTCTATAGACAAATTTGTAACAAAGACCAGGAATGA
- a CDS encoding CHC2 zinc finger domain-containing protein: MVVDQEHTGIMRKKTHPRQLGVPLNRWGRNLISCCPFHSPEETSLFFYDALGYWRYRCLQCGSEGDLVEFVMRSRFNGLEEPAARAEAMEFLGAQEHEQDSDPDEHPWIKEIGGEKSRVLENFVRYCHWAACKSPSSAEFFESRGWSIGQAQLYGLGYYSGDPEPFYSYCMLSGIERHQVSFYLDNLEAYHEPRITIPARNSKGLIHSVYGRSMEDDGEHNPYISYASGPVDIPFNIQPDNDNPIIVEGMFDALTADLAGIPGVVSTMYQDLTMSHLYKLKACGANSVTLILRRDANRRSQEYRIQDYLKMAETQGLKFKSIVLPKDETVDLLVRNYGADHLLNLINETEEDTVHTHRRSMLLQDIKENFDTAMGCPPDESVGYPLNTFPQLSRDIDGIQSGIFYVSSNPFNLKTSLLSSFALDLIETNKDIKLIYIALETPRRQIFDRMIAMLTGLSVLDVRKKNTDEEVNARILEATRALMGYVRDNRLEIWEDQPSFDNKELLATLKEEQREHAGLVVIIDGIDHFKVTDRPDLADIHERRSSVMLDIYKTLDIPLFIGGEIVDENGALIAPRAYLRDSDAIYWLESKDGELALNVNSKRLGNNNFYNGKLSIDPQSNRIQEA; this comes from the coding sequence ATGGTCGTCGATCAAGAACACACCGGTATCATGCGCAAGAAGACTCACCCGCGGCAGTTGGGCGTACCCCTGAACCGCTGGGGCCGTAACCTTATTTCGTGCTGCCCGTTCCATTCGCCCGAAGAGACGTCGTTGTTCTTCTACGACGCGCTGGGCTACTGGCGTTACCGCTGCCTGCAGTGCGGCAGCGAAGGCGACTTGGTCGAATTCGTGATGCGCAGCCGCTTCAACGGGCTCGAGGAGCCCGCCGCCCGTGCCGAAGCTATGGAATTCCTGGGAGCCCAGGAACACGAGCAGGACAGCGACCCCGACGAACATCCGTGGATTAAGGAAATCGGCGGCGAGAAGTCCCGCGTGCTCGAGAACTTCGTACGCTACTGCCACTGGGCCGCCTGCAAGAGCCCCTCTTCCGCAGAATTTTTCGAGAGCCGCGGCTGGAGCATCGGCCAGGCGCAGCTCTACGGTCTCGGCTACTACAGCGGCGATCCGGAACCCTTCTACAGTTACTGCATGCTTTCGGGCATCGAGCGCCACCAGGTATCGTTCTACCTCGACAACCTCGAGGCATACCACGAACCGCGCATCACCATCCCGGCACGCAACTCCAAGGGGCTCATCCACTCCGTGTACGGTCGCTCCATGGAAGATGACGGCGAGCACAATCCGTACATCTCGTATGCCTCGGGTCCGGTCGACATCCCGTTCAACATCCAGCCCGACAACGACAACCCGATTATAGTGGAAGGCATGTTCGATGCTCTGACCGCAGACCTCGCGGGCATCCCCGGCGTGGTATCCACGATGTACCAGGACCTCACGATGAGCCACCTGTACAAGCTCAAGGCTTGCGGGGCAAATTCCGTGACCCTCATCCTCAGGCGCGACGCGAACCGCAGGAGCCAGGAATACCGCATCCAGGACTACCTGAAGATGGCGGAAACTCAGGGGCTCAAGTTCAAGTCCATCGTGCTCCCGAAAGACGAGACGGTAGACCTGCTCGTGCGCAACTACGGCGCAGACCACCTGCTGAACCTCATCAACGAGACGGAAGAGGATACGGTCCACACGCACCGCCGTTCCATGCTGCTGCAGGACATCAAGGAGAACTTCGACACTGCGATGGGCTGCCCGCCCGACGAAAGCGTGGGCTACCCGCTCAACACGTTCCCGCAGCTGTCCAGGGATATCGACGGCATCCAGTCCGGCATCTTCTACGTGTCGTCGAACCCGTTCAACCTGAAGACGTCCCTGCTCTCGAGTTTCGCGCTCGACCTCATCGAGACCAACAAGGATATCAAGCTCATCTACATCGCGCTCGAGACACCGCGCCGCCAGATATTCGACCGCATGATCGCGATGCTCACCGGGCTTTCGGTGCTCGACGTGCGCAAGAAGAACACGGACGAAGAAGTCAACGCGAGGATTCTTGAGGCGACGCGCGCCCTCATGGGCTACGTGCGCGACAACCGCCTGGAAATCTGGGAAGACCAGCCCTCGTTCGACAACAAGGAACTGCTCGCCACGCTCAAGGAAGAACAGCGCGAACACGCGGGCCTCGTCGTGATTATCGACGGCATCGACCACTTCAAGGTGACCGACCGCCCCGACCTCGCCGACATCCACGAGAGGCGTTCCTCCGTAATGCTCGACATCTACAAGACGCTCGACATCCCGCTGTTCATCGGCGGCGAGATTGTAGACGAGAACGGAGCGCTTATCGCGCCGCGCGCCTACCTGCGCGATTCCGACGCCATCTACTGGCTTGAATCCAAGGACGGCGAACTTGCGCTGAACGTCAATTCCAAGCGCCTCGGCAACAACAACTTCTACAACGGCAAGCTTTCTATAGACCCGCAGTCCAACCGCATCCAGGAAGCCTGA
- a CDS encoding glycosyltransferase: MNLLFNLVAVQPIHSAKFHGGGSYGEVIFWALVKRLYGKVTEPVGEPAELAEVADASLSLFCAYDSRKYLDPAIVDACKTQNIPLFDISEKTPQQIIDENQIDSFYTPLYSLEKKWAIDVKDFVFTWHGVRALEMQYSWAGVGFAKKLGQKFEALVRYRESWKKHYYKPKYQDLARRMAESLTLGPDGRKVRTITVSEHSRASIKAFFPELMDLEIPVFYSPMTEYEPEGFLPPGVVAKKYFLLTSGARWEKNNLHAARAFDELVGMYQSQGKPLDMKMVITGATNARAYLRHLKHKDRFVLLGYVESKELEFLHKNAYAFVFPSLNEGFGYPPVQSMRYGVPVAASGTTSIPEVCGDAVLYFDPYSVSEIKNRLVQLLDARIYADFAERAPKRYAQVHARQAEDLEKAVDFILKR; encoded by the coding sequence GTGAACCTGCTATTCAATCTGGTGGCGGTACAGCCGATTCATAGTGCCAAGTTCCACGGCGGCGGAAGTTACGGCGAAGTGATTTTCTGGGCGCTAGTGAAGCGTCTTTATGGCAAGGTCACTGAGCCGGTTGGTGAGCCTGCCGAACTAGCAGAAGTAGCCGATGCATCGTTGTCACTCTTTTGCGCTTACGATAGTCGCAAGTACCTGGACCCGGCGATTGTCGATGCGTGCAAAACGCAGAATATTCCGCTGTTCGATATCAGCGAAAAAACGCCGCAGCAGATTATTGACGAAAACCAGATTGATTCCTTCTACACGCCGCTCTATTCGCTGGAAAAGAAGTGGGCGATAGACGTGAAGGACTTCGTGTTTACCTGGCACGGCGTGCGTGCACTTGAAATGCAGTACAGCTGGGCGGGTGTAGGTTTTGCCAAGAAACTCGGACAAAAGTTTGAGGCGCTGGTGCGTTACCGCGAAAGCTGGAAAAAGCATTACTACAAGCCCAAGTACCAGGACTTGGCGCGGCGCATGGCGGAGTCGCTGACTTTGGGGCCGGACGGTCGCAAGGTGCGTACCATTACGGTGAGCGAGCACAGCCGCGCCTCCATCAAGGCGTTCTTCCCGGAACTCATGGACCTGGAAATTCCGGTGTTCTACAGCCCCATGACGGAATATGAACCCGAAGGATTCTTGCCGCCGGGAGTTGTCGCGAAAAAATACTTCTTGCTCACGAGCGGAGCCCGCTGGGAAAAGAACAACCTGCACGCCGCCCGAGCGTTCGATGAACTGGTGGGCATGTATCAGTCACAGGGCAAGCCGCTTGACATGAAGATGGTCATTACCGGCGCTACGAATGCGCGTGCCTACTTGCGCCACCTCAAGCACAAGGACCGCTTTGTGCTTCTCGGCTATGTGGAAAGCAAGGAACTGGAATTCTTGCACAAGAATGCATACGCGTTCGTGTTCCCGAGCCTGAACGAGGGATTCGGCTACCCGCCGGTGCAATCCATGCGCTATGGCGTACCCGTAGCGGCGAGTGGCACGACTTCCATTCCCGAGGTCTGCGGCGATGCGGTGCTATACTTTGACCCGTATTCCGTGAGCGAAATCAAGAACCGCCTGGTGCAACTGCTCGACGCCCGCATCTATGCGGATTTTGCAGAACGCGCCCCGAAACGCTACGCGCAGGTTCACGCCCGCCAGGCCGAGGATTTGGAAAAGGCTGTAGATTTTATATTGAAACGTTGA